TCAGGGActgaagctgggggtggggggtctagAAAGATCTTGAAAGCCCTGCAGAGGCACACGGCCTCAGCCCATGGGCAAGGGGCCACTGGAGGCTGTCACGGGGGGAAGACCCTGGCACTGTTGGTTCTGACACCTGAAGGCCACAAGGGGCTTCAAAGAAGAGAAGTCGACGGGCGTCTCAGTGGGGCCGGTGGGTTGGGAAGCCCTGTGTCCTCCCTGCTGCCCAGCCAGGTCTGAGGGGGCTGTAGTGTGGGCGGGGCTCGTCCCTGGCAGCAAAGGAAGAGCTGCCGTCCCGGAGGCCGTGGCCGAGGGTCCCAGGGACCAGCCACTCCCCCCAGCAGGTGTCAGGTGGGGCTCCTGCCCGCAAGGGGGCTTGCCCCTTCTCAGGAATGCGCAGGGACAGGTGTGACGGTGcggtccctgcccctcctcctcgcGTCCCGTCTGTGCGGCTCGTCCCCTCTGCAGTTCCCACCGTCGGCTTCAGCCTCCAGCCTCGCGTGGGCTCCGGGCAACTGCTGGATTCTAGGTGTCCGGTTTCCTGACCTAAGTAAGTGACCGGCCAAGGAggcctgggagggcaggggtcAGCCTCTGGGACTGCTCCCGGCAGCCCAAGCAGGCTCTCTGGCCTTCTGCGGCCCCTGGCTCGCGGCCCGGAGCTCTCTGGCACTACTTGGTCAGCAGGAAGGCTGTTCTCTAGCTcctgctgcaggggtgggggtgggggggatgtctGGTCAGCAGCCTTTGGATAATGATTCTCGGACGATTCATCTGGGGTATTTTCCTGGAACCAGCCTTCTGCCCCAGGGATGGGGCTTGCTTCCTGGGCGCTGTCTGGGAGTGGGGGCTTCTTCGGGTTGCCCAGGCAGGGTCTGGACAGGCCCTCATAAGCTGCAGAACCGGTGAGAGCAGGAAGGAGTGGGTTGGGCCCTCCCAGCATCTTCTGGGAGCCTGTCCCATCTCTTCCTCACCTATCGTCTCTCTTAGTCTCTGAACGCCTCCGGATCGCAGATTCCCCCTCCTCCGTGGTTCTTCATGCGTCCAACAACAATTCACTTAGTCCCAACCCTGGGCCAGGGCCTGGGGCCATGACCCAAGACTCTAGTCAACATGGGTAACACAGCTGGGTCCTGGAGGCCTAGAGAGACCTCTGTGGGATCTACTGGATATTGGGGGGTCTAGAGGGCCAGAAGAGCCGGGCCAGCCGTGGAACGTAGACATCTGGGTTCCATCTGTTTGCCCCCCTGTATGGAAAGAtcattatattttaacaaatggtgGTACCAGCCTGTGTCACCCCTGGCCCAGCAGAGGGCAAGATCCTGATAGTCCTCCCCTTCTGAGGGTCCCCCCGACAGGCCTCCACCTGCGAGGTCCTCCCTGGCCCACCACCCAGAAGGAAGAGGCTCCATCCAAGCGTCCTCTGGGCCTGGAAGCTCTGGTGGAAGGGAGCTTTGTTTCTCAGTCCTCCCTGCACgtcacccctcccccaaaggGCCCCTGAGTCTGTCAGCTGCTCGCATCCTGCAGCCTGGGGGTCTGCCCCATCTTGGACCTCCCTTCTTCAGGTTCCATTCAGCAGCTGGACACGTGGAGGGCGGCCAAGGGGAACCCCTGGGGGCTGCTTGCCCTGGCCCAGGGAGGACCCTGCGGTCCTTGGCTTGGGCTCAGGGCTTGGGTTACTGAGTAACTGTGGGGTtgccctggggggggggcggtgtaaATGAAGGGGCAGGATCAGGCTGCGGAGGGCCGAGGGTGTCCTGGCCCCGGTGCTAACCCGTGCTGCTAACCACGgtggggtggtcagggaaggtttcCCGGAGGAAGTGATGCTTATGTTGAGATCTAGCCCAATTTCACAGCTGGGGTGGAGCACTCTGGTATGAAGAGAAAAGAGGCTAGGCTAGAGAGCTCCTGGATGCCCATTTTCTGGGGCTGGATGAATCGCCGCTGTCAGACCCCCCTGAAGACCACAGCCACGGCAGCACCGTGTAAAACACTGCTGTTTTTACCTCCCCGGCATGGTGAAAATTAGATCTAGCCTTCTCTGCCCAGGGCCTCATCCACTTAGGGTGCTGTAAAAGACAGATTGCTTTCTTGATCTCAAgccccccattttttttcatgtgtttaacaCTCTATCTGCATTCTGGCGACAGGCCAGGTGCTGTGCTGGATTCTGGCGGACGTCTCCCCCACGCTCCGCTGCCACCACATGGGACAGAACCACGCCCTGTTCTTGGGCCGCCAAGACAGAGGAGACAATGTCTCAGTCACTAAGGCTTGACGGTAGCCGTGTTTCCGAAGTACAGTCCTTGCCTATCCTGCTGGGGGTCTGAGTTCAATCCCCGATCAGTAAAAGTTTTGGGACACTGCAAAGTGCAGAGGGAAGGGCGTAAGGACGTAAGTCCGTCTCAGCTCGGCCCCAGAGAGATTTTGCACAAGTTGTTTACCAAGCCTCCAACCTCAGTTTCCTCGCCTGCTACAGGGAGGGAACTCACCTCCCAGGGGCTATCGTGAGCATCAGTGTCCAGGGAGCACGTGTCAGTGTCCAGGGAGCATGTGACCGGCCATGTGTCCTCAGAAGCAAAGCTCACGGTGATTACCGCTGTTCATAAGGAAGCCTCCAAGTAAGCCTTATGGCCATTTCTTTGCCTTAGGGGAAATCTGTGCACTGCTAGGGACGTGGGGAAACTGGCCCTCAGTCTTTAGTTTGAACACAAaaggaagggggtgcctgggtggctcagtgggttaagcctctgccttcagctcaggtcatgatcccggggtcctgggatcgagccccgcatcgggctctctgctcagcggggagcctgcttcctcctctctctgcctgcctctctgcctgcttgtgatctctgtcaaataaataaataaaatcttaaaaaaaaaaagaaaagaaaagaaaagaaaatgaacacaaaaggAAGGGTGTTCATTTAACCCTCAACTGCCTGAGTGGGCCCCTTTAAGAGGAAAGCCAGGAGGGAAAGGGTCATATGGGTGTGACTACTGTCAAAGGGGGCCAGGACAGAACACTctgtcttccccccaccccccaccgcagcTTCTTTTCCTCAGTGCTCCCAAGGACTCCACCACCACCATGGAACCAACCAGAACCACGGTCCATCCCGGACCCACTGGGAGAGCCAGCTCACGTCCTACTGTTTCCCTCTGCGGGGAGTCCAAGGACTCCCTCTCCTAGCCAGCCCCATGCTCCCTGCCGGTCTTCCCCAAAGGTGAGTTTTGATGAACACCTCTCTTCTCTGGAAAGGGAGCAACTGAGCAGAGATGTTCCCATATGACCCAGGATGGAATGACTGGATGAGATTTCTGTCCGGGGCCTGGCAGGGGTCGTCCACAGCTGGGCAGAAGCAGCTGGGACGGAGGTGGTGAGCTGAGTCCCTACCACCTGACAAGGGCTCCTGGCTCTAGGAAGCTCCTGGCTGCAGAAGAGGGACTGGACTAGGCCGTCACACTGGAGAACTTCACCTTGTCTGGTGCACACGTAGGATGCAGGCTGCCTGCTCTGAGTCTCTGTCCTGCAGGCCTGCCTGAGTCTGAGACCCCTGAGACCCAGGCAGGATGTGAAATCTGGGGCTCGTGATGCTGGTAAGCAAAATCATAGCCACTCAGCCCTTCCCTCCCTAGCTGTTTATGGAACCACACTTCACAAGGTCAAGCAGGCCTGACTTTGCccctggggatacagcagtgaacaacaGACACTGACCTTGCCCTCAAAGAGATGCTTTTCTAGTGGGGGAGCTGCGGGAAACACACACAAATAGCTCTATAACATGCAGATGAGGCCAGCAGGCGGACGGAGggacagaaaggaagggggagTGAGACTGGGCTGCTGGGGATGGCCTTGGGAGACTGAGACGCAGGCAGGGAGCCAGAAAGGGGCTCTTACGGACccctgggcagagggaacagcatggaggGCAGGGCAGCTGTGTGGGGAGTGAGGGGGTGGCGCAGCGAGATGTGGGCCGCACACGGAGCACTCAGGGCCCTGGTAAGGAGCACGACTTCTCTGTAGGGATAATGGGGGGCAACCAAGTAGTTAAGAGCAGGGGAGTCACATGATCCGATTTACTATTGTAAAGGAGCTTCTGGCTGCCTGGGGAGCACAAGTGTGCGTGTAAGTGGAAGCAGGCAGCCAGCTGAGCAGCCAGCACCATCCAGGCAAGAGCCGGTGGTCATGGTGACacggaagaggaggaagcagtcagGCTCCAGGTAGACTTGGAAGCTAGAACTGACAGGGTTTCCTGAAGGACTGCACATGGGATGAGAGAGAATGGAGTCTAGATTCACGtgtgcatgtggatgtccagctATTCCAACACCACTGAAAGGACtctccgggacacctgggtggcccagtcattgagcctctgccttcggctcaagtcatgatcccagggccctgggatcgagtcccactttgggctcctcgggaagcctgcttctccctctcacactccctctgcttgtgttccctctctcgttgtgtctctctctgtcaaataaataaataaaatcttttaaaaaagaagaagaaaagactatcctttctccattggaTTACCTTTATTTACTCCTTTGTCAAAGGGGAACTGGCTATGCTTCTGTGGGTCTATGTCTGGGCTCTCCATTGGGTTTCGTTGCTCTATTCATCTAGCCTTTCACCAATACCAACCACACTGTCTTGACTAGTGCAGCTTTACATTAAGTCTTGGAGTCAGGAGGCATCTCCAAGATGCTCCAATGTCGTTCAATAttgctattctgggtcttttcctCCCATACATACTTCACAATAAGTTTGTCAATATCAACTAAATaatttgctgggattttgattgagattacATTTAACCTATAGACCTAGTTgggaatggggtgcctgggtggctcagtaggttaagtgagtgactcttgatgttggctcaggtcttgatctcagggttgtgagttcaagccctgcattggactccacacccagtgtggagcctactttaatgaaaaaaaagatcaacttgggaagaactgacatcaaCACtaagtcttcctatccatgaacatggactatctttccattgAGCatgacttaaacttttttttcttttcctttttttttttttaaactgaggggcacctgggtggcctagttggtTAGATGACCagctattgatttcagctcaggtcatgatctcagagtcgtgagatcaaaccccatgtcaggctccatgctcagtgcagagtctgcttgagattctttccctctgtctctccctccccaaactggcttgctctctctctttctctcaaaaataaaaacaaaggggcctttggatggctcagtcagttaagtatctgaattcagctcaggttgtgatctcagggtcctaggatggaggcccatgtcaggctcctccCTCAGCAAGGAGTtggcatctccctctccctctgcccttccccctgctcatgctccctctctctcacataaatgagcaaaatctttttaattttttaaaagattttatttattgggtgcttgggtggctcagtcagttaagcctctgccttcagctcaggtcatgatcccagggtcctggggtcgaccaccgcattgggctctctgcttcgcaggaagcctgcttctccctctcccattccccctgcttgtgttcctgctctgtttctctgtcaaataaataaataaaatatttttaaaagattttatttatttgtttgagagagagacagagagagatcacagaggaagaagcagactccccactgagcagggagcccaatgtggggcttgatcccaggaccctgagaccatagcctgagccgaagacagacgcttaatgactgagccacccgggtaccccagcaaaaaaaattttttaagattttatttatttatttatttgagagagagaaagctagcaTAAGCAgaggtaggggcaaagggagagggagaagcagacgcctcactgagcaagaaaccccatgcggggtttgatcccaggaccctaggatcatgaactgagctgaaaccagatgcttaaccaactgagatacccaagcacctcaattaaaaaaaaaaaaaaaaaaaccttaaaaaaataaattaaaaaataaaaaacactttattgaaCATATTAGGCAAATATCACTGcctaaatttaaggtgtacaatgttactttgatacatttatatgcTGCAATATGATTGCCTTTGCAATATTGTTGCTATAGTCATTATACTGTGCATTAAATCGCTACGGCTTATTTAAGACTCATTACAACTCTGTACCCTTAAATATCATTTTTGGCCCCAATTCCCTatcccctggtaaccaccagtttacTGTTCTTTTTAGTTTGGCTCTTCTAGGCTCCGTGAGTGGTGTTACGGAGTGCTGGTCTTTCTCGGACGTCCCTCACTTGGCCTCATGTGCTCCAAGATCACTCACGTCGTTGCAGATGGTGGGGTGGCCTCCTTTCTGACGGCTGAGGCGCACGGGGTACCTGGACCAGAGCCCTTTTACCCACTTGTCATTTGATGGGCGCGTAGGTCGCTTCCGGATCTCAGCTACTGTATAAATGCTTCAGTAAACCTGGTAGTGCAGGGGccctgcgggggagggggctcagttgttaagtgtctgccttcggctcaggtcatgatcctggggtccggggtctgaggatggagccccgcatcgggctccttgctcggcggggagcctgcttcacactctcccactccccctgcttgtgttccctctctcactgtatctctctctgtcaaataaataaataaaatcttaaaaaaaaaagattttatttatttatttgacagagagagatcacaagtaggcagagaggcaggcagagagaggaggaagcaggctccctgcagaccagagagcctgatgcggggctcgatcccaggaccctgagatcatgacctgagccaaacgcagaggctttaacccactgagccacccaggcacccctgaaacccTCTTCTTAGTCaactgctctccctcctccccacctctgcaaACCAACCCAGCTCTTCCCCTGCATTTCACAGGAAGAGAAGGCGTCTGGGGAAAAGGACCCAGTCTTGAGAGTAATTTGCCAACGCATCTGTGAAAGTGACGACGCAGCGTGGCTCATGTGGCTGAGCTAAGCTCATGTGTCCTCTTCTCAAATACTGGAAACTTATGGCTGGACCTGACCCCTCATTAAAGCTACACTGACTTCCCCGCAGAGAAATTTCCATGTGACCTGTCTTGGTGTTTCAAGTTCAGGGCTGGTCGTCAGTCCTTCTCTGCAGCACAGCTCAGATTCCCCCACTCCGTCTTAAGGAGGTGACCCGCCCGTTTCTAACCCCACCATCCGGCCGACAGTAGTCTCACATCAGGTCATATTATCGACTGATTCAGGTCCCACGAGCGCCATCGCCCTTCCGCCCCAGAATGCCTGCCCGTGGTGTTCCCATGACCTTACAGGTGCCCTGCTGCTCTCCGAAGGCTTCCAACGGATCGTCAGTGCCTCCAATAGAATCAGAGCTTCTAGTGGCTGCGCTTAGTCCCATGGCCCGGGGAAAGCTGCCTTGTCAGATCTCAGCACTCTCCATTCTCCCTCACATCCTCTGTTGGGGAGGAAAGATTCTCCTAATTTCTAGTGGCTTCTTCTCCCACCTCGAGGTCCTTGTCCAAGCCCCTCCACTGACAGGAGCCCTCCCCTTACTTCATCTGCCTAAGCCCCACGCCCAGCCCTTCACAGAGTCCAAGATGGGTACAGCTGCCCTCCCTAAAGacccctcccctgcagccccccTGCAGCCCCCCTCCAAGGACTGCTACATTTTGCAAGGAATTAGCTTAGCTGCCTTGTTAGATGGTAAATATCCCAAGACGGTCTCTACCGTGACACGTATCCCCGGTGACCCTCCCAGTGCTTTGCACCCTGCGCGCACTGACTGTGAACCAGCCATGTGCAGGATTCCTACACACTGGGTTCCACCGAGCGCTTGCCGGGGAGAAAGCAGAAGACGCACACAGTAACTCTGTTCCACGAGTCATTTAGTGGACTGGGGCAGGTGACTGAACAACAGGCTGCGGGGTAAGGCTGGGAGAGTAGAGTTCTTGCTTGCCCTCCCGGGAGCCAGCTGTGTCATGGACGCttgtaaattttccaaaatagcCATCTGCTGTTGGGCGAGCTGGGTCTGGAGCTGGAGATTGGCGTACATGCACTCCAGGAGGCCCAGGCATTCTGTGGGCTTGTGGTCAACTCCtgagggagagcagaggaggtgcaccgggggcaggagggaggcgcGGAGACCGTACCGCGGTGGGGAACGCTCCAGCCGTGCCCGCACAACTCAGCCCGCATGCGCCGGTGCTCGGCGGTCACCCACCCGGCCGCACTATTTTAACTGGAAAACTGTCACTGGGATTTGTTACTTTGTCCCTTGCCAAAATTTCCCCCATAGTACTTGTGATCACATCGCCTGGTCTGCAATCACTTGTTTAATGGTTGTCTAAGCCCCTCTCGAGCACGTAAGCTCCGGGAAGGCAGGAGGCTCTGATTCCTTCGCTGTTCTATCCGCAGCACCTAGAAGCGTGCTGGCGTCTAAGTATTCCGAACGTACTGAGGAGCGAGTGGGACGACCCTTCCACAGCCTGGTGCGGCGTGGGGTCAGCGGGGACCCGCAGTCCGTCCTGTTGTGTCACGTCACGTTGCTCCTGTTCTCAAGGACGACAGCCGGCTCCGGGCTAACTCTGGCAGTGATGTGCCTATGTCTTGTGTATTTACTGGCCGTGGCTCCTTTGCTAAACTCTGAGGTCAGCAAACACTGTTGTCATGACCTGTCGTATGGTCTAGTGCTGGTTAGGCCCTGCAGGTGTCCGAAACACCCACGCATGTCCCCACGGGAATGTGAGCGACTGCCTACCGTTTCCTCCCCTGGCCGCTTTTTAACTAAAGTTACTAGCGAGCAATACAATTTTCCCTTCAGTCCCGCCTCGCCCAGTAAATATGCGAATAAGGAAACCAACACAAATTGGTCGAATCCAGAAGAAAACGCTATCAGTTGACCTGAACAATCAGCAAGCTGCCAGTGACCCGGGGTTGGTACCAGATCAACAGGGAGAGAGCTCAGGCCACTTCCTGCGTGCAGGCCCTCCCCATCCAGCGCTGGGTTCCTTGGGGaaacctcccccctccccaaatccttACCTGAGGGCGGCTTTGTTTTCTGGATGTTCAGGGAAGTGGCCGGTGGGGAACTTGCTGGAAGATTAATAAAGCTAGGGGAGGGTTTGGCTCGACAAAGAGGCACAGCATTACTTTCCTCTTTGGCTGGAACAAAATCAGAGGCAACTAATCAGAGTCATT
The window above is part of the Mustela erminea isolate mMusErm1 chromosome 17, mMusErm1.Pri, whole genome shotgun sequence genome. Proteins encoded here:
- the TSACC gene encoding TSSK6-activating co-chaperone protein, giving the protein MEQRAGGPSGEAKEESNAVPLCRAKPSPSFINLPASSPPATSLNIQKTKPPSGVDHKPTECLGLLECMYANLQLQTQLAQQQMAILENLQASMTQLAPGRASKNSTLPALPRSLLFSHLPQSTK